A genomic window from Agrobacterium tumefaciens includes:
- the entE gene encoding (2,3-dihydroxybenzoyl)adenylate synthase, giving the protein MTIEFERWPDDLARRYRDRGYWIDRPLSDILTEQVKRRPDATALICGERRFTYADLDRQSSNLAGHLSAAGIGTGDTALVQLPNIAEFYLVFFALIKIGAAPVNALFSHRRLEMTSYAEQIAPKLVIGSRSHELFADDTFVEALKAASPKLAVTLLLGETDPQRSLEQRLAAPAENPPAYAPSAADEVALFQLSGGSTGTPKLIPRTHNDYDYSARASAEICELSPETRFLCAIPVAHNFPMSSPGALGVFHAGGALIMAANPEPLACFDLIEKHGVDIVPLVPPAVALWLQAAPAHRERLKSLKLLQVGGASFAEALARQVPEVLGCDLQQVFGMAEGLVNYTRAGDPDHIVFTTQGRPISPDDEIRIVDEDGNDVPDGEAGMLATRGPYTFRGYYRAPEHSARVFDKDGFYYSGDVVQRTPEGYLRVVGRVKDQINRGGEKVASEEVENLILRHPDVTHAALVAMQDELLGEKSCVFVVSRNPALKAPAIRQHLAGLGVADYKLPDRVRFIEAMPLTAVGKIDKKRLRDLLTAPVAISA; this is encoded by the coding sequence ATGACAATCGAATTTGAACGCTGGCCCGACGATCTGGCGCGCCGATACCGCGACCGCGGCTATTGGATCGACAGGCCGCTGAGCGACATTCTCACCGAACAGGTGAAGCGTCGGCCGGATGCAACAGCGCTGATCTGCGGCGAACGCCGCTTCACCTATGCCGATCTCGACCGGCAATCCTCCAATCTTGCCGGGCATCTCTCCGCCGCCGGCATCGGCACGGGCGACACCGCACTGGTGCAATTGCCTAACATCGCCGAGTTCTACCTCGTCTTTTTCGCGCTCATCAAAATCGGCGCTGCCCCCGTCAATGCGCTTTTCAGCCATCGCCGGCTGGAAATGACCTCCTATGCGGAGCAGATCGCGCCGAAGCTGGTGATCGGCTCGCGTTCCCACGAGCTTTTCGCCGATGACACATTTGTGGAGGCACTGAAGGCGGCCTCTCCAAAGCTTGCCGTGACCCTGCTGCTCGGCGAAACCGATCCGCAGCGCAGCCTGGAGCAACGGCTGGCCGCCCCGGCCGAAAATCCACCGGCTTACGCCCCTTCCGCCGCCGATGAGGTGGCGCTGTTCCAGCTTTCCGGCGGCAGCACCGGAACGCCGAAACTGATCCCCCGGACGCATAACGATTATGACTACAGCGCCCGGGCCAGCGCGGAGATTTGCGAACTTTCGCCTGAGACCCGTTTCCTCTGCGCCATTCCGGTGGCGCATAATTTCCCGATGAGTTCACCCGGCGCGCTCGGTGTGTTCCACGCCGGCGGCGCGTTGATCATGGCCGCCAATCCGGAGCCGCTTGCCTGCTTCGATCTGATCGAAAAGCACGGCGTCGACATTGTGCCGCTGGTGCCGCCGGCGGTGGCGCTATGGCTGCAGGCGGCTCCCGCCCATCGCGAACGGCTCAAGTCGCTCAAGCTCCTGCAGGTCGGCGGCGCAAGCTTCGCCGAAGCGCTCGCCCGCCAGGTGCCGGAGGTGCTGGGCTGCGATCTGCAGCAGGTGTTCGGCATGGCGGAAGGTCTGGTGAACTACACCCGCGCCGGGGACCCGGACCATATCGTCTTCACCACGCAAGGCAGGCCGATCAGCCCGGACGACGAAATCCGCATCGTCGACGAGGATGGCAACGACGTGCCCGATGGCGAAGCCGGCATGCTGGCGACCCGTGGCCCCTATACGTTCCGGGGCTATTACCGCGCCCCCGAACACAGCGCCCGGGTCTTCGACAAGGATGGTTTCTATTATTCGGGCGACGTCGTGCAGCGCACGCCCGAAGGTTATCTGCGGGTCGTTGGCCGGGTAAAAGACCAGATCAATCGCGGCGGCGAAAAGGTCGCCTCGGAGGAGGTGGAAAACCTGATCCTGCGGCATCCGGATGTGACGCACGCGGCGCTTGTGGCGATGCAGGACGAACTTCTCGGCGAAAAAAGCTGCGTCTTCGTCGTGTCGCGCAATCCCGCGCTTAAGGCGCCGGCCATCCGCCAGCATCTCGCCGGTCTCGGTGTCGCGGATTACAAGCTGCCGGACCGCGTGCGCTTCATCGAGGCCATGCCGCTCACCGCCGTCGGCAAGATCGACAAGAAGCGCCTGCGCGACCTGCTGACAGCCCCCGTTGCCATCAGCGCCTGA
- a CDS encoding condensation protein, whose product MAHIDPAGGWLPLTQPQLDFWEEFSFHPDEPVSTVAHYIDLSGAVNEGALLEAIKRTVRESQVLSIRFRMAEDGETPQQCCDPLQAPVVELVDLRTVSAPFEEAMLRMNADVEARLDLRTDRLSAQVLYRISDDRYLWYIRAHHIVVDGYGLTLVEQRCGQLYGHYCGKGEAGPDFHPFGSFLAEEDAYRQSRRFEKDRDFWTAYLAPPVDLPVLDKDCEDYGGGGLHADAGLPEGFSARLQHISRALEIGWPDLLVLLSGLYLHRNLPRPDRDVLTLWLPFMSRWGSVGAHMPAMLVNILPFHLTIEPQETLGGFLARNAANLRKQRLHGRYRIEQIAADQEISKGRRFFFSPLINVLPFSAPVFAELVVSRHILANGPGDGFNLTFRGEDDGSDLNLHIDADSALTEADDFARYREELPLFLDAMLHSEALAVAAEEVSARFRLAV is encoded by the coding sequence ATGGCGCATATTGATCCTGCCGGCGGCTGGCTTCCCCTGACCCAGCCGCAACTCGATTTCTGGGAGGAGTTCTCCTTCCATCCCGACGAGCCGGTCTCCACCGTCGCCCATTACATCGATCTTTCCGGTGCCGTGAATGAAGGTGCCCTGCTTGAAGCGATCAAACGCACCGTGCGTGAATCGCAGGTGCTGTCGATCCGTTTCCGCATGGCTGAGGATGGCGAGACGCCGCAGCAATGCTGCGATCCGCTCCAGGCCCCGGTTGTCGAGCTTGTGGATCTGCGCACCGTTTCCGCCCCCTTCGAAGAAGCGATGCTGCGGATGAATGCCGATGTCGAGGCAAGGCTTGATCTTCGGACCGACAGGCTCTCTGCGCAGGTGCTTTACCGCATCAGTGACGACCGTTACCTCTGGTATATCCGCGCCCATCATATCGTCGTTGATGGTTATGGCCTGACGCTGGTGGAGCAGCGCTGCGGGCAGCTTTACGGGCACTATTGCGGCAAGGGCGAGGCCGGTCCCGATTTTCATCCCTTCGGCAGTTTTCTGGCAGAGGAGGATGCCTATCGGCAGAGCCGCCGTTTCGAAAAGGACCGCGATTTCTGGACGGCCTATCTTGCTCCGCCGGTGGATTTGCCCGTGCTGGACAAGGATTGTGAGGATTATGGCGGTGGCGGCCTGCATGCCGATGCGGGATTGCCGGAAGGTTTCAGCGCAAGGCTGCAACATATATCCCGCGCACTGGAGATCGGCTGGCCAGACCTGCTGGTGCTGCTTTCCGGCCTCTATCTTCACCGCAACTTGCCGCGCCCGGATCGCGACGTGCTGACGCTGTGGCTGCCCTTCATGAGCCGCTGGGGCAGCGTCGGCGCGCATATGCCCGCCATGCTCGTCAATATATTGCCGTTCCATCTGACAATCGAACCGCAGGAAACCCTTGGCGGCTTTCTTGCGCGCAATGCCGCCAATCTGCGCAAGCAGCGCCTGCATGGCCGCTACCGCATCGAACAGATCGCCGCCGATCAGGAGATATCGAAGGGCCGGCGGTTCTTTTTCTCTCCGCTCATCAACGTCCTGCCTTTCAGCGCACCGGTCTTTGCGGAGCTTGTCGTCTCCCGGCACATTCTCGCCAATGGTCCCGGCGATGGCTTCAACCTGACCTTCCGTGGCGAGGATGACGGCAGCGATCTGAACCTGCATATCGACGCGGACTCGGCGCTGACGGAAGCGGACGATTTCGCGCGCTATCGCGAGGAGCTGCCGCTGTTTCTGGATGCCATGCTGCACAGCGAGGCGCTGGCGGTTGCGGCTGAAGAGGTTTCCGCGAGGTTCCGCCTGGCGGTTTGA
- the dhbA gene encoding 2,3-dihydro-2,3-dihydroxybenzoate dehydrogenase — MTQQRFTGRRVLVTGTAQGIGRRIAERFIEEGAEVIGLDLLADTVGAPFRQIALDITDAAAVETTCKAIESEWGGLDILVNAAGILRLGDSESLTPADWKACMDVNAAGPFYMLRQWSSTFKRQRRGAIVNVGSNAAVVPRIGMMAYCASKAALVSLSHCAALELAPYGVRCNVVSPGSTDTPMLAGMLSDPSGKDRLVAGLPEQFKLGIPLGKIARPDDIADTVLFLASDQAGHVTMQQIVVDGGATLAA; from the coding sequence ATGACGCAACAGAGATTTACCGGGCGGCGCGTGCTGGTGACGGGCACGGCCCAGGGCATCGGCCGCCGTATCGCCGAACGTTTCATCGAGGAAGGGGCCGAGGTCATCGGCCTCGACCTTCTGGCCGACACAGTGGGGGCTCCCTTCCGCCAGATCGCGCTCGACATCACCGACGCAGCGGCGGTGGAGACGACCTGCAAGGCGATCGAGAGCGAATGGGGCGGGCTCGATATTCTGGTCAATGCCGCCGGCATATTGCGGCTCGGCGACAGCGAAAGCCTGACGCCGGCGGACTGGAAGGCCTGCATGGATGTCAACGCCGCCGGGCCGTTCTATATGCTGCGGCAATGGAGCAGCACCTTCAAGCGGCAGCGGCGCGGCGCTATCGTCAATGTCGGCTCCAACGCCGCCGTCGTGCCGCGCATCGGCATGATGGCCTATTGCGCCTCCAAGGCGGCGCTGGTCAGCCTCAGCCATTGCGCCGCCCTTGAGCTTGCGCCCTATGGCGTGCGCTGCAATGTCGTCTCCCCCGGTTCCACCGATACGCCGATGCTTGCCGGCATGCTGAGCGATCCTTCCGGCAAGGACCGGCTGGTCGCCGGCCTGCCCGAGCAGTTCAAGCTCGGCATTCCGCTCGGCAAGATCGCGAGGCCGGACGATATCGCCGATACGGTGCTGTTTCTCGCTTCCGATCAGGCCGGCCATGTGACGATGCAGCAGATCGTGGTCGATGGCGGCGCGACGCTTGCGGCCTAA
- a CDS encoding isochorismatase, which produces MTIPTISDYPMPVAASFPANKTKWQPDAKRAVLLIHDMQRYFLRFYEADGKLMTALIDNLAKVKAWAVQNGVPVIYTAQPHNQPPGDRALLNDMWGPGLTVVDPELQKVVDKLAPTPDDVVLTKWRYSAFQRSDLAERLKSWGRDQIIVGGVYAHIGCMMTAVEAFMKDIQPFMIGDGVADFSEAEHRMALQYVATRCGVVIDTASLVGAGEATGTREWLKARVLQMVEDESDIDPDENLIFYGLDSLQVMKLAGELKERGVTVGFDELARVPTLSAWWALIDEKRLAA; this is translated from the coding sequence ATGACGATCCCCACCATTTCCGACTATCCGATGCCGGTTGCCGCAAGCTTTCCGGCCAACAAGACAAAATGGCAGCCCGATGCGAAACGCGCCGTGCTTCTCATCCACGACATGCAGCGTTATTTCCTGCGGTTCTACGAGGCCGACGGCAAGTTGATGACCGCCCTCATCGACAATCTCGCCAAGGTGAAGGCATGGGCCGTTCAGAACGGCGTGCCGGTCATCTATACAGCCCAGCCGCATAACCAGCCGCCCGGCGACCGCGCGCTCCTGAACGACATGTGGGGACCGGGTCTCACCGTCGTCGACCCCGAATTGCAGAAGGTGGTCGACAAGCTTGCGCCGACGCCCGACGACGTGGTGTTGACCAAATGGCGCTACAGTGCCTTCCAGCGTTCCGACCTCGCAGAGCGCCTGAAAAGCTGGGGCCGCGACCAGATCATCGTCGGCGGGGTTTACGCCCATATCGGCTGCATGATGACGGCGGTGGAAGCCTTCATGAAGGATATTCAGCCCTTCATGATCGGTGACGGCGTCGCCGATTTTTCCGAGGCCGAGCACCGCATGGCGCTGCAATATGTGGCAACGCGCTGCGGCGTGGTGATCGACACCGCAAGCCTTGTCGGCGCGGGAGAGGCCACCGGCACCCGCGAATGGCTGAAAGCCCGTGTCCTGCAAATGGTGGAGGATGAAAGCGACATCGACCCCGATGAGAACCTCATCTTCTACGGGCTGGATTCGCTGCAGGTGATGAAGCTCGCCGGCGAATTGAAGGAACGCGGTGTCACCGTCGGCTTCGATGAGCTTGCGCGTGTGCCGACACTTTCCGCCTGGTGGGCGCTGATCGACGAAAAGCGGCTCGCAGCCTGA
- a CDS encoding isochorismate synthase MenF gives MKTGALRTNDVESDEITDFNREFLFTSGTGELRARGIREKITLPARGGEDVASPLQQAIKGAFERARRAGQDNPIAIGAIPFDVSEPSCLYIPDNYEWSTKGTAAASTDSAMPALVGQNSLPDESGFKHAVEHAIVNFRHSEVRKAVLSVMRELTFASEVNVERLLASLAKQNREGYQFRIPLPDSGDLIGVSPELLIRKQGEKVISNPLAGSAKRMTDPVADKANADRLAASEKDHYEHSLVIQDIRSLLSPCCAEIDVPEKPSLISTAALWHLSTRIEGRLADPDTNALQLACLLHPTPAVCGFPTERAHRLIRFVEPFERGLFTGMVGWTDAEGNGEWVVTIRCGTVQRETVRLFAGAGIVEASEPESEWAEVQTKLKTMLNACGLSA, from the coding sequence ATGAAAACTGGGGCACTCAGGACGAATGACGTCGAATCCGACGAAATTACTGATTTTAATAGAGAATTTCTGTTTACTTCCGGCACCGGGGAATTGCGTGCCAGAGGTATTCGCGAAAAGATAACGCTTCCCGCCCGGGGCGGCGAAGACGTTGCAAGCCCTTTGCAGCAAGCGATAAAGGGCGCTTTTGAGCGGGCGCGCAGGGCGGGACAGGACAATCCCATCGCCATTGGCGCGATCCCCTTCGATGTCAGCGAACCGTCATGCCTTTATATCCCGGACAACTATGAGTGGAGCACAAAGGGCACCGCTGCGGCCTCGACTGATTCGGCGATGCCGGCACTTGTGGGTCAGAACAGCCTGCCGGACGAGAGCGGTTTCAAGCATGCCGTCGAACATGCCATCGTCAATTTCCGCCACTCCGAGGTCCGCAAGGCGGTGCTTTCGGTGATGCGCGAACTGACCTTCGCCTCCGAGGTCAATGTCGAAAGGTTGCTCGCCAGCCTCGCCAAGCAGAACCGCGAGGGTTACCAGTTCCGCATTCCGCTGCCTGACAGCGGTGATCTGATCGGCGTCAGCCCAGAGCTTCTCATCCGCAAGCAGGGCGAAAAAGTCATCTCGAACCCACTCGCGGGATCGGCAAAGCGCATGACCGACCCGGTGGCGGACAAGGCCAATGCCGACCGTCTTGCCGCGTCGGAAAAGGACCACTACGAACATAGCTTGGTGATCCAGGATATCCGCTCGCTGCTTTCGCCCTGCTGCGCTGAAATCGACGTTCCGGAAAAGCCCTCCCTCATCAGCACCGCGGCTCTCTGGCATCTTTCGACGCGTATCGAGGGCCGGCTTGCCGATCCCGACACCAATGCGCTGCAGCTGGCGTGCCTGCTGCACCCGACACCGGCCGTTTGCGGTTTTCCCACCGAACGCGCCCATCGTCTCATCCGCTTCGTCGAGCCCTTTGAGCGCGGGCTGTTCACCGGCATGGTCGGCTGGACGGACGCCGAGGGTAACGGCGAATGGGTGGTGACAATCCGTTGCGGCACCGTGCAGCGGGAAACCGTGCGGCTCTTTGCGGGCGCCGGCATCGTTGAGGCCTCGGAACCCGAATCCGAATGGGCCGAAGTGCAGACCAAGCTCAAGACCATGCTGAACGCCTGCGGTCTTTCTGCCTGA
- a CDS encoding amino acid adenylation domain-containing protein, producing MLNLTPMQGAYWVGREAGGILGKVTPHLYLEFKGPRLEAERLAVAVDKLCRRHPMLSLMIDAEGCQSVDPVGRPLRLDVEDMTALDEEALAHRLALKREEWSHRQADLRVSPPAALSISLLPADRTRLHVDTDMLAIDPASVRIVMEDLACFYEAGADEGALSAEPPPSFFSWAKRLLSDADLKAQRERDRLWWRQQIADIPDAPPLPFLPDDASRAVHTDRLAATLSPAERSSLEQLARRCCVTTSTLLLGVFALSLSQATATEKFRLSVPGFWRAPLVEGVDDIVGEFSNVLVLGVDIRPAESLERLLGRLFDEMNGRLAHQSYPGVSVMRDLSRQRGGLQSSPVVFTAGVDLAGGDLFSERVGRVFGPMIHTVSQGPGVALDAQVAALDGGLLINWDVRLDALPESWLRALFNTYTALLRSLAESPDLVSETVERFGSQAPEATAQTKGNPMERPLSALQKAYLLGRGTHLPLSGVAMQEFREYRGNIDPALFRSRLTAMVGRHESLRTRIDERRLVQVVSEEPKLNLDIVDLSNLSVAEAEARMDAVRRDFSHAHFDLAASPWQVTVFRLPEIAAGDGAVVFLRFDALILDGRGIASLAVELFDDVVPPASTVTTTAAQQDIAAARAEDAAYWAGKLEGVEVPSQLPWKAALETIAVSRYSRQSLTVEKQRFTTFSRIGAKERLFKNSALTAVILDVLSLWLNEGALVVGIPVAPQVEGAFANRSSFIAVKWDAARGDFAERAAALQTDVLEGLNHLAFSGIDLNRILLNANPGGLALPVVITNGLSWPTLSQASTLRWTDGLTQTPQVALDFRFSQNPDGDLVLDIDYAEQAIDGAMVADILGAIERAIAAITTSGTFSFNPRQVVDLSHYRLNGDEGNFVCPPFLERIAAHLFEGDRSRTALVSGKRRIAYGELADLVARAMAGLKARGVGRGDVVAVCLPRSPEHTAVTLAAALSGAIWVPVDAGSPEDRLRYLLTNCRPAIIVARNVPQGFEAIDPEELLSTPATSDVPVVMAELAALSASEDPAYYLYTSGTTGKPKCVVLSNRATANVVGSTLSEWGVTASDVFISVTPLHHDMSVFDVFGALTAGATLVLPEPGEEKDAVRWNELVAEHGVTLWCSVPAILEMLLSCRRGDQLGSLRLVAQGGDYIKPSVIEEMRRLKPDMRLISLGGPTETTIWSIWHEIVANDTTAIPYGHPLPANRYFILNDQGGHCPVGVVGRIHTVGVNVAIGYLEDGAITQTDFVTVNDPDANAVRAFRTGDRGRYRPDGKIMFASRVNGYVKVRGVRVSLPDVENELIRHPSIQRILVVDYGAEQKGEAAIGVLYVPMPGLELSAADLRNFARRHLPESHVPGRFLNVADLPLSANGKPDRRRARELLTVPEPAKTPAAVAVKVADQGDRRVLDIYLGVLGKRPANVDMNSDLLALGLLPSHLKTVSAEIRSAFGVELTPQQLLRCRSARQVSSLLPASAA from the coding sequence ATGCTAAATTTAACCCCTATGCAGGGTGCTTATTGGGTCGGTCGAGAGGCGGGCGGGATACTCGGAAAAGTTACGCCGCATCTTTATCTCGAGTTCAAAGGCCCGCGGCTGGAGGCGGAAAGACTGGCTGTCGCGGTCGATAAACTGTGCCGGCGTCACCCCATGCTCAGCCTCATGATCGATGCGGAAGGGTGCCAGAGCGTGGACCCCGTCGGCCGGCCGCTCCGCCTCGACGTGGAAGACATGACCGCATTGGATGAGGAAGCGCTTGCGCATCGTCTTGCCCTCAAACGTGAGGAGTGGAGCCATCGTCAGGCCGATCTCCGTGTCTCACCGCCTGCGGCCCTGTCGATCAGCCTGCTGCCTGCGGACCGCACCCGGTTGCATGTGGATACCGACATGCTGGCGATCGATCCGGCCAGTGTGCGAATCGTGATGGAGGACCTCGCCTGTTTTTATGAGGCTGGCGCAGATGAAGGCGCGCTCTCGGCCGAGCCGCCGCCGTCTTTTTTTAGCTGGGCGAAGCGTCTTCTCTCCGATGCGGACCTCAAGGCCCAGCGTGAACGGGATCGGCTGTGGTGGCGGCAACAGATCGCCGATATTCCAGACGCCCCGCCATTGCCGTTCTTGCCCGATGACGCGTCACGCGCCGTTCATACCGATCGCCTTGCCGCGACGCTTTCACCGGCTGAACGCAGCAGTCTGGAACAGCTGGCGCGGCGCTGCTGCGTGACCACGTCCACCCTCCTGCTCGGTGTTTTTGCCCTGTCGCTCTCGCAGGCGACGGCTACGGAAAAATTCCGGCTTTCGGTGCCGGGTTTCTGGCGGGCGCCCTTGGTGGAAGGGGTCGATGACATCGTCGGTGAGTTCTCCAATGTTCTCGTGCTCGGTGTCGACATCAGGCCCGCGGAGAGCCTGGAGCGGCTGCTCGGGCGGCTTTTTGACGAAATGAACGGGCGTCTCGCGCACCAGTCCTATCCCGGCGTCAGCGTCATGCGTGATCTTTCGCGGCAGCGCGGCGGTTTGCAAAGCTCGCCGGTGGTCTTCACCGCAGGTGTCGATCTTGCCGGTGGCGACCTGTTTTCCGAGCGCGTCGGGCGGGTGTTCGGTCCGATGATCCACACCGTCTCGCAAGGGCCGGGCGTTGCGCTGGATGCGCAGGTTGCGGCGCTGGATGGCGGGCTTCTGATCAACTGGGACGTGCGGCTCGACGCCCTGCCGGAAAGCTGGCTGCGAGCCCTGTTTAACACCTACACCGCGCTTCTTCGTAGTCTCGCCGAAAGCCCCGATCTCGTTTCCGAGACTGTGGAGCGATTCGGCTCGCAGGCGCCGGAAGCGACAGCGCAGACAAAAGGAAATCCCATGGAACGGCCACTCTCAGCCTTGCAAAAGGCCTATCTGCTCGGTCGTGGCACCCACCTGCCGCTCAGCGGCGTGGCGATGCAGGAGTTTCGCGAATATCGCGGCAATATCGATCCGGCATTGTTTCGCTCGCGCCTGACAGCAATGGTCGGGCGGCACGAAAGCCTGCGCACCCGCATCGATGAGCGGCGTCTGGTGCAGGTGGTCTCAGAAGAGCCGAAGCTCAACCTTGATATTGTTGATCTTTCGAACCTGTCCGTTGCCGAAGCCGAAGCGCGGATGGACGCTGTGCGGCGGGATTTCTCGCATGCCCATTTCGATCTTGCCGCCTCTCCCTGGCAGGTAACGGTCTTTCGCTTGCCGGAAATTGCGGCAGGGGATGGGGCGGTGGTCTTCCTGCGTTTCGACGCCCTCATTCTTGACGGACGGGGAATAGCCAGCCTTGCGGTGGAACTCTTCGATGATGTCGTGCCGCCCGCATCAACTGTCACAACCACCGCCGCGCAGCAGGATATCGCAGCGGCCCGCGCCGAAGATGCCGCCTATTGGGCCGGGAAACTTGAGGGTGTGGAAGTGCCCTCGCAATTGCCATGGAAAGCCGCGCTCGAAACCATTGCCGTTTCGCGTTACAGCCGCCAGAGCCTGACCGTGGAAAAACAACGCTTTACCACCTTTTCACGTATCGGCGCGAAAGAGCGGCTGTTCAAGAATTCGGCGCTGACGGCGGTGATCCTCGATGTGCTGTCGCTTTGGCTGAACGAAGGCGCTCTCGTCGTCGGCATTCCCGTCGCCCCGCAGGTGGAAGGCGCGTTTGCCAATCGCTCGAGCTTCATCGCGGTCAAATGGGATGCGGCCAGGGGCGATTTTGCGGAGCGGGCCGCAGCTTTGCAAACGGATGTGCTTGAGGGCCTCAACCACCTCGCATTTTCGGGGATCGATCTCAATCGCATCCTTCTCAATGCCAATCCGGGCGGGCTGGCACTGCCGGTGGTCATCACCAACGGCCTCTCCTGGCCCACGCTTTCGCAAGCGTCCACGTTGCGCTGGACGGACGGGCTGACCCAGACACCGCAGGTGGCGCTGGATTTCCGCTTTTCGCAAAATCCGGATGGCGATCTCGTCCTCGATATCGATTATGCGGAACAGGCGATCGATGGCGCAATGGTGGCGGATATTCTCGGTGCCATCGAACGCGCGATTGCCGCGATCACAACCAGCGGGACTTTCTCTTTCAATCCCCGACAGGTTGTCGATCTGTCCCATTACCGGTTGAACGGTGACGAGGGGAACTTCGTCTGCCCGCCATTTCTGGAACGGATCGCCGCCCATCTTTTTGAGGGTGACCGGTCGCGCACGGCGCTGGTAAGCGGCAAACGGCGTATCGCCTATGGCGAACTCGCAGATTTGGTGGCACGGGCCATGGCAGGACTGAAGGCGCGTGGCGTCGGTCGCGGGGATGTCGTGGCGGTGTGCCTGCCACGCAGTCCGGAGCATACGGCTGTCACGCTGGCCGCCGCGCTCTCGGGTGCGATCTGGGTGCCGGTGGATGCCGGTTCACCGGAAGACCGCCTGCGCTACCTGCTGACCAATTGCCGCCCGGCCATCATCGTTGCCCGCAATGTTCCGCAAGGCTTTGAGGCTATCGATCCCGAGGAGCTTCTGTCGACGCCGGCCACTTCCGATGTGCCCGTTGTCATGGCGGAACTGGCCGCGCTTTCGGCGAGCGAGGATCCGGCCTATTATCTCTACACGTCAGGCACGACCGGCAAACCGAAATGCGTTGTGCTTTCCAATCGCGCCACGGCCAATGTCGTCGGCAGCACGCTCTCGGAATGGGGCGTGACGGCAAGTGATGTGTTCATTTCAGTCACGCCTTTGCATCACGACATGTCTGTTTTCGATGTCTTCGGCGCGCTTACCGCCGGTGCGACGCTGGTGCTGCCGGAACCCGGCGAGGAAAAGGATGCGGTTCGCTGGAACGAACTGGTGGCCGAACATGGCGTGACGCTGTGGTGCTCCGTGCCGGCCATCCTTGAAATGCTCCTGTCCTGCCGCCGCGGCGATCAGCTCGGTTCGCTCCGCCTCGTCGCGCAGGGCGGTGACTACATCAAGCCTTCCGTCATCGAGGAGATGCGCCGGCTGAAGCCCGACATGCGGCTGATATCGCTTGGCGGGCCGACGGAAACGACCATCTGGAGCATCTGGCACGAGATCGTGGCAAATGACACCACGGCGATACCCTACGGACACCCCTTACCAGCCAATCGATATTTCATCCTCAACGATCAGGGCGGCCATTGCCCGGTCGGCGTCGTCGGTCGCATCCACACGGTGGGCGTAAATGTGGCGATCGGCTATCTGGAGGATGGCGCCATTACCCAGACGGATTTCGTGACGGTCAACGATCCCGACGCAAATGCGGTCCGCGCATTTCGGACCGGTGACCGGGGCCGTTACCGGCCGGATGGCAAGATCATGTTTGCAAGCCGGGTCAACGGTTACGTCAAGGTACGCGGGGTGCGGGTCTCGCTGCCGGATGTGGAAAACGAACTTATCCGCCACCCCTCCATCCAGCGGATCTTGGTGGTGGATTACGGCGCCGAGCAAAAGGGAGAAGCCGCCATCGGCGTCCTTTATGTTCCGATGCCCGGCCTTGAGCTTTCCGCAGCCGATCTGCGCAATTTCGCCCGCAGACACCTGCCGGAATCCCACGTGCCCGGCCGTTTTCTCAATGTCGCCGACCTGCCGCTCTCGGCCAATGGCAAACCGGATCGCCGCCGCGCCCGCGAATTGCTGACGGTTCCAGAACCGGCGAAAACGCCGGCGGCTGTGGCAGTCAAGGTGGCCGATCAGGGCGATCGCCGCGTGCTGGATATCTATCTTGGCGTGCTGGGCAAAAGGCCCGCGAATGTGGACATGAACAGCGATCTGCTGGCGCTTGGCCTCTTGCCGTCGCATCTGAAAACCGTCTCGGCTGAAATCCGCAGCGCCTTCGGCGTGGAACTGACGCCGCAGCAGCTTTTACGGTGCCGCAGCGCCAGGCAGGTCAGCTCGCTTTTACCGGCTTCCGCGGCATGA